DNA sequence from the Parascardovia denticolens DSM 10105 = JCM 12538 genome:
TCTTCAAGATCAACGACGAAGAGATCACCCAGCTCCAGACCATGTTCAGCGTCCCCGGCACCCCCGAGGAAGTGGCCCAGTGGTTCCTCAAGCAGTATGACCTGGATTACGTGATCCTGACGGCCGGCAGCGAATATTCCGAAGTCTTCGGCAAGGGCGGGGCCTTCTCCAAGGTCGTCACCCCGAAGGTGGAAGTGATCGACACCGTCGGCGCCGGCGATTCCTTCTCCGGCGTCTTCTGCATCGAGATCCTCAAGGGCACCCCGCTCCACCTGGCCCATAAGAGGGCGGCCAACGTGGCCGCTTATGTGTGCACCAAGGCCGGGGCCTGGCCGGAGTATCCCGACGAGATCCCCGATTACGTGGCGGATCAAGGGCTGGAATAAATCACGGTCCGTAAGGGACCTCGTGCTCTCCGTCTGTATCTTTCTTCCAGGCTTCTCAGCCGCTGTCCGCCTCTTTCCGGTTTGGATGGCGACCGGCTGGCCTGACCTCACCGACGCTGTGGAAGGATCCTCTTGTCCGGCGGTTCTCTGTCTTTCTTCGCGCGCCCAACGTGTGCTTGGCGTGCGTGCGCCATCAGGTGAGTGTTTCTATCTTTTCGGCAGAACCATCTTCCCCTCGTTCTAAGGATTTTTCATGGAACAAAAAATGACACGACAAACGAAACAAGCCTCAGCAGGCGTCATCGCCCCGATTTTCCTGGCCTTCTTCACCATGGGCTTCGTCGATTTCGTAGGAACCGCGACCAACCTCGTGAAAGAGGATCTGACCTTGTCATCCGGACAAGCCAGCCTCTTCACCACCATGGTCTTCTTCTGGTTCTTCATCTTCGCCATCCCCACCAGCTATTGCATGAACAAGTATGGCCGCCGGGTGACCGTCCTGATCTCCATCGCCATCACCATCGGCGCCTGCATCTTCCCCATCTTCGCTTACGCCATTCCCGGCGTCCCCAAAGGCGGCAAGCTGGCTCTCATGGTCATCTCCTTCATCCTCTTGGGCATAGGCAACACCTTCATGCAGGTGTCCCTGAACCCTCTGATCGCCAACCTGGTTTCCGGAGACCGCTATTCCAGCACCATCTCCGCCGGCCAGTTCGTCAAGGCCATCGCTTCCTTCTCGGCTCCTCTCATCGCCGCCTGGCTGGGTCAGGCCTTCCACATCTGGTGGTTCATGTACGTGATCTTCCTGATCATCTCCGTCCTGGCCTTCGTCTGGCTGGCCGCTGATAAGATCCAGGAGGAGAAGCAGACCGCCCCCGACATGTCCTTCGGCAAGGTGCTGGGACTTCTGGGCGATACGGTCATCCTGCTCTGCTTCATCGGCATCCTCTGCCATGTGGGCATCGACGCCGGGGTCAACACTTACGCCCCCCAGTTCCTGATGGGGGCTCATGCCGGCATGAAGGCTTCCGCCGCCGCCTACACCACGTCGATTTACTTCGCCTTCCGTACCTTGGGCTTCGCCGTGGGCATGTGGGCCCTGGCCAAGTATTCCAACAAGGTGACCGTGGCCATCTGCGCCACCTGTGTGGCCTTGTCCGTCCTCTGCTTCATCCTCTTCACCACGGTCCTGCCGGTCAACTGGATCCTCTATGTGGCCTTGGCCTTAGTCGGCTTCGGCAACTCCAACGTCTTCTCCCTCATGTTCTCCATCGCCGGTCTCCATATGCCCAAGCGTCAGAACGAGATCTCCGGCCTGATGATCATGGGCCTGATCGGTGGGGCCATCCTGCCTCCGATCATGGGCGGCATCTCCTCCTTGGTCGGCAGCCAACTCGGCTCCGCCCTGGTCCTGATCGTCCCCGCCTGCTATCTGGTCTTCGTGGCCTGCAATCCTCACCTTCTGGGCGAGGACTGATGATCGCTGGACAGTCGTCTGATAGCTGAGGGAATCATTCCCCTTTTGGGCTCATCCGGGAAACCGGATGGGCCTTTTGCGAGGATTGGGCCGAAAATCGGGGGAGGACGGGGGAGAAGCGATAGGATTTGAGGGGATGTATTTGACGGAATCTCGGGTAGGCCTGAGACGGACTTGCAAGAGGATTTGATACAGATTTGACACAGAAAGCGGAAAGGCGGGACGATGACCGCGACGAATGAGGATTTCGAGACCGGCAGGGAGCTCTTCCTCGGCTACATCTCGATTGAGAAAGGCTTGTCCGAAGCCACGCGCCGGGCTTATGAATCCGATTTGAAGAAGTACATGGCCTGGCTGGCTAGGCATGGGATTGACCGGCCCGACCAAATCAGACAGGAGGACGTGGAGACCTTCGTGGCCAGCTTGTCCCAGGAGGGGGAGTCCAGCAGGTCCATCGCCCGCAGGCTGGCTTCCATACACGAATACCACCGTTTCCTCACCTCCCGGGGGATGGCGCAGGCCGACGTCTCGCAAGGGGTCAAGCCCCCCAAGGCGGCTTCGGTCCTGCCGGATGTTCTCACCATCGAAGAGGTCCGTAGACTCTTGGAGAAAACCAGCAATGAGAGGGATACGGACCCGGTCGTCTTGCGGGACAGGGCTTTGTTGGAGTTCCTGTACGCGACCGGAGCCCGCGTCTCCGAAGCGGTAGGGGCCAATCTGACTGACGTCGATCTGGATGATCATTTCGCCCGTCTGACCGGCAAGGGGAACAAACAACGCCTGGTGCCCTTGGGGTCGTATGCCTGCCAGGCCATGGAAAGATATCTGGACGGTCCTCGGGCCCAGCTTCAGGCCAAGGCCGCCAAAGGGGCCGAGGTCAACGCCATCTTCCTGAACAAAAAGGGCAAACGCCTGTCCCGCCAATCGGTCTGGGAGATCGTCCAGAAGGCGGCTGACAGGGCGGGGATCACCAAGGAAGTCCATCCCCATACTTTGCGCCATTCCTGCGCCACCCATCTGATCCAAGGCGGGGCCGACGTGCGCATGGTCCAGGAGCTTTTGGGGCATGCGTCGGTGACCACCACCCAGATCTACACCCACATCTCGCCCCAGACTTTGATTGAATCCTATATGGGGGCCCATCCCCGGGCGAATTAAGGAAGCAGTCCCGACCCGGGCGAACGATTGGTCTTTGGCCGAAATCAGCGGCCTTCAGGCTGATCAGCAGGAAAGATATGAAAAGCGGCACCCAGAATCCTGAATCCTGGATGCCGCTTTCCTGTTCTCAGCTTCGGCAGACGAAGCTCAGGGCTTTAAGAGGCCATGACCGCTCATGCCGAGGCCGGAGTGGGGACTATTTCTCCCAACCAACGTCTTCCCTCAGGACCGTCTGCCATCCGGCTGGGCCGGAGTTGGCCAGTCCTTTGGTATAGGCGCCCATGACGGGGCCGTTGAAGTAGGGGAAGGTGCCGTAGAGGGCCAGGGCCTTCTTTTCGGCGGCGTTCATGGTGTCCACCTGTTGCTTCGTATCCTTGATGGAGGGGACCTTCTTGAAGGCTTCGTCGATTTCCTTGGTGCCGACGTGGGTGTAGTTGGACTGGGAGTCGGAGCCATAAAGCTGATAACCGGAGCTGAAGGCGTCGGTGGGGATGGAAGAGGACCAGCTCATGCGGACGATGTCCCAGTTGCCGGAAGTCAGGGTGGTGGAGAAGTTGGCGGAGGGCTGGTTGTCGATGGTGAGCTTGATTCCAGCGGCCTTCAGCATCTTCTGCACGGCCAGGCCATTGGCCTTGGTCTTCTGGCTGTCGGAGAAGGTGGTGTAGGACAGGGCCAGGGTCTTGCCGTTCTTGGCGTAGTAGCCGTCGGAGCCCATCTTGTACCCGGCCTTTTCCAGCGTCTTTTTGGCGTTGGCCACGTTGTAGGCGGATTCCTTGGGCATGTTGTCCTCATAGGAAGACTGGGTGGGGTATGTGAGCTCCGACCCGGGGACCGACTCGTTCCAGTCGATGCCGGCGTTGGCCAGGTCGTCAAGCTGCTTGCGGTTGATGGCCTGGACGATGGCGCGACGGACGTTGATGTCCTTGAGCTGGGGGCGGGTGGTGTTCATCTCGAGGACGCCCACGGAGGAGGCGTAACCGCGACGGATGGTTGCTCCCTTGACGGAGGCGACGGCCTTGATGTCGTCCTTGGATCCCAGGGAGACCGTGTCGATTTCGCCGTTCTTGAAGGCGTTGATCTCAGCCTGGGATTCCAGCTTCTTCAAGGTGACGGTGGTCATCTTGGGCTTGTTGCCCCACCACTTGGGGTTGGCGGTGAAGACGACCTGGGAGTCAGTCAGGCTCTTGACCACGTAGGGGCCGGCTCCCCAGTCCTTGTCGTGCGGGTCGTTGGACCATCCCTTGGTGTAGGCGTTGACGTTCGCCGCCTGAGGAGGATAGACGCCCAAGAAAGAGTAGGCGGGATAATATGGGGTCTTCATGGTGACCACGGCCTGCTTGGAGCTGGTTCCTTGCTTGACGGATTCGACTTGGTCCCAGCCGGTGGTGGAGGCGGGGGTGTAGTTCTGGTCTTTGCCGGACTGGACCTTCCAGGCGGCTTCCACGGCGGTCCAGTCGATGGGGGTGCCATTGTTCCATTTGGCCTTGGGGTTGAAGTTGAGGGTGATGGTCTGCTTGCCGTTGACCGTCTTCACGTTGTAGTCGGTGATGTAGTTCTTGTTGGGGGCGACCTTGGAGCCATCGACGTTATAGGTCCACAGGACCGGCATGTAGTAGGACCAGAGGGTGTTCATATAGAGGGTGTTGCCGTTAACGGACCAGGTGTTCCAGTCGGGGCCCAGCTCCACGATGGGGTAGGTGACGGATCCGTTGTCCTTCAACTGGTCGCGGGACTTGGGGTTGTTATAGACGCCCACCTTCTTGGGCATAGGGAGCGTGCCGGAATAGTTGACCGGGGTGCCGGCGGCGGACTCGGACTTGGCCGACCCGCTTCCCGCATTATTGTTTCCGCAGGCGGCTAGCGCGAAAACGGTGGCGGCCGAAGCGACAAGGGCGCCAAGCTTAACGAGCGTAGAAGTCTTCTTCATTGCTCAATCCTTCCTTTCGAAGTTTCTTATGAAACTTTGCGAGAAGGGAGCCTCGCTGGTGTGGGGCGTCTCTCCTTGCAATGTGGTTTTTATACTAATCTTCAATAAAGATGTGAGAAAGGTGGATGTCCACAATCTGATATTCTATGCACATACTGAATCCCCTCTGAGAAAAGTCAAGGATATCTGCGAAAAGGCTCATCATTGATTGGGCGTGTCACGCCTCTTTTCCCACGGTATCAAGCCTTGATTCAAGTCAAGAGAGGGAAGGGACGCGTGCCAGAGGATAGGGAAAGTCCCATGAAGGGAGGTAAATATTTATTGGATTGAGAACCTGCTATAAGGAATTCCTATAGTATGAATCATATAGCTTCCTGACGGGCATCTTTTCCAATACTTCCCTGAGCCTTCCGATGGACTTTGGACTTCCTGTCCCCGCTTGCTTCTCTTGCCTTTCGCCAGCTCACTTCCCGCGGGTCCCCGTATGAAAGAGGCAGGAAGACAGGAGCCGGGGAGGGGCAGCAGGAGGGAGAAAGAAAAAGGGCCGAAGCTGACGCCCCGGCCCTGTCGGAATCCTGACTCGCTTACGCCCGAAGCCCCTGGGCGGCGCCATAAGACTCCACCTTATGCAGCTCCCCGTCTTCGAACACATAGCGTTCGCGGCTGCGCTCGATCACCGGGTCGGGGATGGGGATCGCGGACAGGAGAGCCTTGGTGTAAGGATGCTGAGGATTGGTGAAGACGTCTTCCGTCTCCCCCTGCTCCACGATCACCCCATGGTACATGACGCAGACGCGGTCGGAGATATGGCGGATGACGGCCAAGTCGTGGGCCACGAAGAGGTAAGCGATCTTCAGCTGGGCCTGGAGGTCTTCCAGAAGATTGATCACGCCGGCCTGGATGGACACGTCCAAGGAGGCGATGGGCTCATCCAGCAAAAGAAGGCGGGGATTGGTGGCCAAGGCGCGGGCGATGGCGATACGCTGGCGCTGTCCGCCGGAGAATTGGGTGGGGAAACGGTCCACGTAATCGGGGTTGATCCCCACCATGGTCATCAGCTCGCCGATGCGGTTGTTGATGTCTCCCTTGTTCCAATGCTGGGCGGTCAGGGGCTCGGCCAGGACGTCATAGACGGTCATGCGGGAGTCCAAGGAGCTCAGAGGGTCCTGGAAGATGATCTGGACGTCCTTGCGCAGCTCCTTGCGCTGCTTGCGGGAGAGGTCGGCGATGTTCCTGCCCATGATGGTGATGGACCCCTCTTCGGGCTTCTGCAACTCGACGATCTGGGTCAAGGTCGTGGACTTGCCGGAGCCGGACTCGCCTACCAAAGCGACGGTCTCGCCTTCATGGATGTCGAAGGAGGCGTGGTCGACAGCGGACAGCTTGCCAATCACCCGGCCGAAGGACCCGCCTTTGGTGATGGGGAAGGTCTTGGTCACGTCTTTGAGGGAGAGGACCATCGGACGCTGGTCCCGAGGGACGTCGGCCCACTTGGCCGGCAGGTCTTCCGGCGAAGGGAAGACCTCCTTGTAAGTCAGGTTGTTGTCTTGGATGTGCTTGAGCCTCAGGCAGGAGACCAGGTGGCCGGTGCCTTCTTCGGCCAGCTCCAGCTGGGGCTCGGTTTTGAAGCATTCGTCCACGGCCAGGGGGCAGCGGGGGGAGAAGGGGCAGCCGGCCGGGATGTCCGCCAGGGAAGGCGGGTTGCCGTTGATGGGGACCAGGCGTTGGCTGGCCGCCACATGGGGCTTGGGAACGGCGCCTAAAAGGCCCATGGTGTAAGGCATAGTGGGCTTGGCGAAGAGCTTGTCGATGCTGGCCCGTTCCACGGCCCGGCCCGCGTACATGACCAGGATGTCGTCGGCTGTGCCGGCCACCACGCCCAGATCGTGGGTGATAAGGACGACGGCCGCGTTGGTCTCGCGCTGGGCCACGGCCAGGAGATCCAGGACCTGGGCCTGGATGGTCACATCCAAGGCGGTGGTGGGCTCATCGGCGATGATCACGTCCGGGTTGTTGGCGATGGCGATGGCGATCATGACGCGCTGGCGCATGCCGCCGGAGAATTCGTGGGGGAAGGAGACCATCCGCTTTTCCTGGTCATCGATGCCCACCATTTTCAGCAGTTCCACGCACCGGTCATGCACGGCTTCCTTGCTCATGTCAGGGTGGTGGATGAGCAGGGCCTCGGCCAGCTGGTCGCCGATGGTGAACATGGGGCTCAAGGCGCTCAAGGGATCCTGAAAGATCATAGAGATGCGTTCGCCCCGGATATGGGACATCTCTTCATCGGTCTTACCCACCAGCTCCTCACCGTCCAAGGTGATGGATCCGCTGACGGTGGCGTTGTCGTCCAAAAGCCCGATGAGGGACAGGGCGGTGACGGACTTTCCGGAGCCGGATTCGCCCACGATGCCCAGGGTGCGGCCCCGCCACAGGTCGAAGTTCATGCCTCGGACGGCCTTGACGTCGCCGGCTTCGGAGGCGAAGGAGACGTTCAGGTCCCTCACCTGCATGACCGGGTCGCCTTGGGGGGCGCCTTTGGGGCCGTCGGCCTCGAGGTATTCGTAAGTCAGGGTGTCGTCTTTGACCAATTCCGTCTTACGGAAGCCGTCCTTGTCTTCGGAGGACTGGGACTTGTCCGCCGTCCGGCGTTTGTTCACATGTGCCATTGCTGTGTCTTTCCTTAGATTGAGAGGGTGTTGTTCGACGCTTCTCCGTCTCTTTCCGGCCCCGAATCAGGCCGGGGACGATCAGGCTCCCGCATGGCCGCTGGCCCCGGACCGGGGGTCGATGGCGTCGCGGAGGGCGTCGGAAATCATCATGAGGCTCACGCAGAGGACGATCAGGGTGAAAGCCGGTTCCAGGACCACCCAGGGGGCGGTCTGCATGACGCTTTGGCCTCCGGACAGGAGGGAACCGAGGGAGGTGTCAGGGAGCTTGATGCCCAGACCCAGGAAGCTCAAGCCGGTTTCGGAACCGACGGACCCGATGATGCCCAATAGCATGTTGAGGATGATGATGGAGGCCAGGTTCGGGATCAAATGGCGGATGATGATGGTGAAGGAATTCACACCCATGTATTTGGAGGCTTTCACGTAATCGCGTTCGCGCAAGGACAGGGCGACGGTCCTCAGGACTCGGGCCTCGGAGATCCATCCGAAGACGGACAGGCCAAAAACCAGCCAGACCCAGCCGGCGCTGGCGTTGGCGGCCCTCACCATAAGGGCGATCAGGAGGAAGGAGGGGATGACCATGAGCATATCGAGCAGCCACATGCCGATCTTCTCCACCGGGCCGCGGAAGTAGGCGATGGCCGTTCCGTAGATGGCGGCGATGACGGTGGAGATCAGGGAGGAGAGGATGCCGATGGTCATGGACCGGCCCAGGCCGTGGCACATGGCCGAATACATGTCGACCCCGGAGGAGTCGGTGCCCAGCCAATGGTCGGCGCTAGGGGCCGAGGACAAGGCGGTGAAGTCGGGGTCCGAATAGGAGAACTTGGCGAAATGGTCGCCGAAAATGGCGATCAGGGCCAGGATCACGAAGATGGTGACCCCGATCACGGCCCTGGGCTGGCGGAAGAAGCGGCGGGCGATCAGGTGCCAGTAGCCGATGTGCTTGACCTTCTCCTCGCTTTTCCCGGTTTTCTCGGCCAAGGCCTGCTGGGCCTTGATCTCCTCCACGGCGTTGACCACCATGGGGGCCGAAGCCTCGGATGCGGCTTCGGGCTGATTCTGTTCTTCTTGCGTCATCTTGTTGTCTTCCATAATGTAGTCTCCCGTGCCTTAGCTCATCTTGATTCGTGGATCCAGCAGGGCGGCGACGATGTCCGCCAGCAGAGCGCCGACCAGGGTGGTCACGCCGCCGAAGGCCATGTAGGCTACGGTTCCGTAGATGTCGTTCTTGGCCAAGGCGGTGACGAAGTACTTGCCCATGCCTTCGATGCCGAACATGGATTCGGTCAAGGTGGCTCCGGTGAAGACGCCGGCGATGGAGAAGGCGATGGAGACGGCGGTGGGGATGAAGGAAGCCCTCAAAGCGTGCCTGCGGATGGCCTGGTTGCGGGTCAGCCCCTTCATGCGGGCGGTGCGCACGTAATCGGAATTTATCTCGTCCATGAGATAAGTGCGCTGGCTGATGTGATAGCCCACGGAGCCGACGATGGTCAGGACCAGGGTGGGGATGAAGATGTGCTGGCAGAAGTCCAGGAACCAGAAGAAGGGGTTGTCCCCCGTGTAGGATGACAGGCCGGTGACGTAGAAGATGGTCTTGCCGGACATGGTATTGATGTTGATGAAGAAGAAGATGAGGAGGATGGCGATGACCGGGGTGGGGATGCACATGAGCACCGAAGCCAGACCGGTCCAGAAATTGTCCTTCCAGCTGTACTGGCGCAAGGCCGTGTAAACGCCCAGGGAGACTCCGACCAGGATGCTGAGGATGGTGGCCAGGGTGACAAGTTCGGTGGAGGCGACGATGCGGGGGGCCATGATGGTGTTGACCCTCTGCCCGTCGGGGGTCATGCCCCAGTCCCAGCGGGTGACGACGCCAGTCAGCCACCGCCAGTAGCGCACGAAGATGTTCGTATGGTCGTTCAGGTTGGCGTTATTGAGAGACCTTTCGATGGAAGGCTGCGGGGGCCGCGGGGTCCTGCTTTCGTAATTCGAGCGGGGGTGCATGAACCAGCTTGCCATGAAGAAGGTCATGGAGGTCGCCATGAAGAGCAGGACCACGTACCTTCCTAGTCTCTTGATAATGAACTTGAACATTTCCGTTTTCCTCGAATTCTTGGTGATCGTACCCAAGAGCACTGAGATCTCCATCTGGAGTGCTGCGCTACAAGAATCCTCACCTTAGCAATTTTTCAAGTACGTTCATAATACAATGCCCCTCTACCTTTTCCGGGGAAGAAAAATGTATAAATAGCGTATAAACGTCTGTTTTTTAGGAAATATACTGTATATACTCTACAATCACCGTTTTCGCGCCCTGGAGGGGTCGGGAAATTTGCACAAGATGTGAAGGCGAAAGACAAGCGCTATTGATAGAGTACAATTATGCCAGTTGATATGCTCGGACGCGAATACAAGACCTTCCCGGCCCCTGAACCCCTTGGCCAGCACGGCCCGGCCCGCGTGGTCGCCATGTGCAACCAGAAGGGCGGGGTGGGCAAGACCACCAGCTCGGTCAACATAGCCGGGGCCTTAAGCCAGTACGGGCGCAAGGTCCTCCTCGTGGACTTCGACCCCCAGGGGGCGGCCACGGTCGCTTTGGGCATCAACGCCAATCAGGTGGAGAACACCATCTACACCGCCCTGTTCAACCCTTCCATGGACGTCCATGACGTGGTGGTCCACACCCGTTTCCCCAATCTGGACATCATCCCGGCCAACATTGACCTGTCGGCCGCGGAAGTGCAGCTGGTCACCGAGGTGGGCCGCGAACAGGTCCTGGCCAGCGTTTTGCGCAAGGTGAGGAACGAATACGACGCCATCATCATCGACTGCCAGCCTTCCCTGGGCCTGCTGACCGTCAACGCCCTGACCGCCGCGGACGGGGTCATCATCCCCGTGGCGGCCGAGTTCTTCGCCTTGCGCGGGGTGGCCTTGCTCATGCAGTCCATAGAAAAGGTCAAGAGCCGGATCAACCCCGACCTGGAGGTCTACGGGGTCTTGGTGACCATGTACACCAACACCATCCATTCCCAGGAGGTCCTGCAAAGGGTTTACGAGGCCTTCCAGGGCAAGGTCTTCCATTCCATCATCTCCCGTTCCATCAAGCTGCCGGACGCCACCGTCGCCGCCGCTCCCATCACCATGTTCGCCCCGGAGCACCGGACGGCCAAGGAATACCGGGAAGTGGCCCGGGAGATCATTTCCGAAGGGATCATCGCCTAGCCTTCCGGGCGGGCGGCTGACAGGACGGCGGGAATCCATGGCTTTGGAGGAAACGGAGATCTCGGAGAGGTTCGTGGTCAGCCTTGACTCCTATCAAGGCCCTTTCGACGCGCTCCTGAGCATGCTGGCCCAACGGAAGATGGAGCTCTCCCAGATCTCCTTGGCCCTCATCACCGAGGATTTCCTCCGATACGTGTCCACTTTGGACATGATCGAAGACGCGGATCAGATCTCCTCCTTCATCGACGTGGCCTCCATCCTAGTGGAGGCCAAATCCGCTTCCCTCCTGCCCCATGAAGAGGCGCAAGAACCTTTGGAACAGAGCTTGGAAGCCCTACGGGAGAGGGACCTGCTGTTCGCCCGGCTTCTGCAGTACCGGGCCTTCAAGGAGGCCGGCGAGGACTTCCGCCAGCGGTTGGCGGCGAATTCGGGGTCCTTCCCCCATCCGGGATACATGGATGGGGCCATCGCGGCCATGCTGCCGGAACTGGCCTGGTCGGTCAGGCCGGAGGACCTGGCACGGATCGCGGCGTCCGCCATCGCCAACGCCCCTCTCAGCCAGGTGCGGGTGGACCAGCTTCACGTCCCCATGGTCAGTCTGCGCCAGGAGGCGACGGTCGTCAGGGAACGGCTGCAGGCGGCCGGGCCGCAGGCGGACGTGACTTTCGCCTCCCTGATCGAGGACGTCCAGGAGAGACTGGTCGTCGTGGCCCGCTTTTTCTCCCTCCTGGCCTTTTTCAAACAAGGGTTGATCCAATTCAAGCAGGCCGGCCCCTTTGAAAGCCTTCATATCCGTTGGGCGGGCCAGGAGGATGGGCAGGAAGCCGAAGACGCCGCTTTCGGCGGCATCAGTCAGGAGGATTTCGCATGACGACGACCGGGACCGAAGGAATCGAAGATGGGCAAGAGGGGCAAGCCAAGGCGGATACTGCGTCGGAAGCCAGGTCGAAGGCCGAGCTCCAGGCCGGCCTGGAGGCGATCCTCATGGTGGCCGATCAACCGGTCCAGACCGACCAGGTGGCCCGGGCCTTGGAAATCTCCCCGGCCAGGGCGGACTCTTTGATCCAGGACCTGGCCCGGTCTTATGGCCAGGAAGGGCGGGGATTCCAGCTGAAGATGACCTCCCAAGGCTGGCAGCTGTCCAGCCGGCAGGAATTCGAGTCGGTCGTGTCCGCCTTCGTAACCGACGGCCAGACAGCCCGCCTGTCCCAAGCCGCTTTGGAGGCCCTGGCCATCATCGCTTACAAGCAGCCGGTCACCCGGGCTCAGGTGGCGGCCATCCGGGGGGTCAACTCCGATGGGGTGATCCGGT
Encoded proteins:
- the scpB gene encoding SMC-Scp complex subunit ScpB, translated to MTTTGTEGIEDGQEGQAKADTASEARSKAELQAGLEAILMVADQPVQTDQVARALEISPARADSLIQDLARSYGQEGRGFQLKMTSQGWQLSSRQEFESVVSAFVTDGQTARLSQAALEALAIIAYKQPVTRAQVAAIRGVNSDGVIRSLSVRGLIREQGEDEESHAALLVTSGLFLDKMGIRTVGELPSLAPFLPVSARDVAEEAGLA